Proteins co-encoded in one Setaria viridis chromosome 9, Setaria_viridis_v4.0, whole genome shotgun sequence genomic window:
- the LOC117836955 gene encoding peroxidase 2, with product MATAATSSKMPVLAALTLLLLAVACRASPYYPLELGYYRYKCPQAEAIVKAVMEKAIGQNPGNGAAVIRMLFHDCFVEGCDASILLDPTPFSPTPEKLSPPNNPSLRGFELIDAIKHALEAACPGVVSCADIIAFAARDASCLLSHGRVSFDMPAGRLDGTFSNASEPLKFLVPPTSNLSDLISSFVVKGMSVEDLVVLSGAHTVGRSHCSSFVSDRLDVPSDINPGLAGFLRSRCPANATSGSGDDPTVVQDVVTPNDMDSQYYRNVLSHTVLFTSDAALLTSPETAKMVVENAKIPGWWEDRFEKAMVKMASIEVKTGYQGQVRKNCRAINHY from the exons ATGGCCACTGCTGCTACTTCATCGAAGATGCCCGTTTTGGCCGCACTCACCTTGCTGCTCCTAGCCGTGGcgtgccgggccagcccgtACTACCCTCTGGAGCTAGGGTACTACCGTTACAAGTGCCCCCAGGCTGAGGCCATTGTGAAGGCCGTCATGGAGAAGGCCATCGGCCAGAACCCCGGCAATGGCGCCGCCGTCATCCGGATgctcttccacgactgcttcgtcgaG GGCTGTGATGCTTCCATCCTTCTGGACCCGACCCCGTTCAGCCCGACGCCGGAGAAGCTGAGCCCGCCCAACAACCCGAGCCTGCGCGGCTTCGAGCTGATCGACGCGATCAAGCACGCGCTTGAGGCGGCCTGCCCCGgcgtcgtctcctgcgccgacatcatCGCCTTCGCGGCCCGTGACGCGTCCTGCTTACTCAGTCACGGCAGGGTCAGCTTCGACATGCCGGCGGGCCGCCTCGACGGCACCTTCTCCAACGCCTCCGAACCGCTCAAGTTCCTGGTCCCGCCGACGTCCAACCTCAGCGACCTTATCTCCAGCTTCGTCGTCAAGGGGATGTCGGTGGAGGACCTCGTCGTCCTCTCCGGCGCGCACACCGTCGGGCGGTCCCACTGCTCGTCCTTCGTCTCCGACCGCCTCGACGTCCCCTCCGACATCAACCCGGGGCTGGCCGGGTTCCTCAGGAGCCGATGCCCGGCCAACGCGacgagcggcagcggcgacgaccCGACGGTGGTGCAGGACGTGGTGACGCCCAACGACATGGACAGCCAGTACTACAGGAACGTGCTGTCGCACACCGTGCTGTTCACCTCCGACGCGGCGCTGCTGACATCGCCGGAGACGGCGAAGATGGTGGTGGAGAACGCCAAAATCCCCGGGTGGTGGGAGGACAGGTTCGAGAAGGCCATGGTGAAGATGGCCAGCATCGAGGTGAAGACCGGGTACCAGGGGCAGGTCAGGAAGAACTGCAGGGCGATAAACCACTACTAG
- the LOC117835161 gene encoding uncharacterized protein produces MKVVRRLSRTGLCIKYSQFKFPYEMDGCLSSCVLSCSFPYTSHGRPHITSCQPHSHFAALSFTPSAAAAAAAAFWLPVIGAPPMMAASHLVSAAQWIAGVITEKVIASKLEEWVSQFSGLGGDIDGLKAQMRFVETVLSMAQGRRIRNAHLTSLLSSLHQLLYDADDALDEIDYHRIHQDAQRRDQVTSVSTPSTVATAVLHLLSAVVSHQPLASPTFRGMFMYPGPWGRRKRRKLAHLPACDANASGQPGLELDRSALGRRIREATSQLRDVSEQVRKALQLEELESISLAAHSLPDNPRLTTSYPAGEHKMFGRNGQKDSIIEVLTDIRCSSQSRLLVLPVVGNGGIGKTTLLQHVYQDQRVRSFFHIMMWICVSHCHNFSVLRLTREMLEAATGKKQNRGSKNLDSLQKNLVRLLQGKRFLVVFDDLWTVDEKKWELLLAPFNHIKASTNCTILVTTRDRRVSELISPIPAINLSGLDGEAFWDCFRAYIFDEEKHDGHQHLQPIGREIASKLNGYPLAAKSVGALLRKDLSIEHWSRILESRAWEEQNGTDGIMSILRLSYEYLPFHLQRCFSYCSLFPKGYRFLEKDLVLIWNSQGFIDTKFDRKPEEVGHGYMYQLVSLGFFQKVHPKNCEPWYLMHDIIHDLAINVSSKFCLTIDRISMFNMHPSATIRHMSIITESMYHEEISSNVARNEDIEKVVIKIASLLQKKYLRSLMLFGRYDSNFAHVFKMAFREATNMRSIIMSMMPYHEHEGSLLYDIGQCIHLRCIKFISYDHVQLPEALSRLYHLQVLNVGGATGDLTRSVSSGYTEAATPPWLAKHMFLTSLRCLYLDNCKGCKNLPAFSLFPALKKLHLIGLPDITQLQTASLEEVILSDMLKLQKWSVSEKHQLIDDLQALEICNCPILIDLPLPPACNSDIANYRQLQSAVIKNCPCLMGLPPLPLGPKTKLMVEDVRTFPCSLMSYSADTNPSLFLVGKDHLRVLDGKVMSFQNLVSLQELSIDTCPSLTTISWQGFRQFCILKDLTIYRCPNLLSVPMTETERMLAKGLLPSLQRLEIWSCGITGKNLSCLLSNAPNLSFLKLKECSRIKRLTVHQLADQGSSIFLPDGVAADGLLQIQPHSVSSLQELCFDSCPTICQNGEGLRGLITLKKLEIYDCPRFLSYLVFQNEDMHHVEGSCLLPSSLQVLKITKAEWKSMSLNGLAAMENLSICHSKLEALDLESSKELKYIQVLGCTELTTVQGLESCVELKKLEVIYTPGFWRAWDLELQREGESTELLFPVEVIHTSDSSILRLSICKHLNHLRRLEFRCLSDKLETEQEKALEQLISLNELQFSDCEYCFSVPEELHQLTSLKKLELINCSTISSFSERGLPPGLEHLVIVDCKYLESLPAGMYGHSFLKKLEIKSCPRIRSLPRAGLPASLQELRFEKCSSKLQQQLQRMNKADMVIVWS; encoded by the coding sequence ATGAAGGTTGTCAGAAGGCTGTCCCGGACTGGTCTGTGCATAAAATACTCGCAGTTTAAGTTTCCCTATGAAATGGACGGCTGCTTATCCTCGTGTGTTTTGTCCTGCTCGTTTCCCTACACCAGTCACGGACGACCTCACATCACCTCTTGCCAACCCCATTCGCACTTCGCCGCCCTTTCTTTCAcacccagcgccgccgccgccgccgccgccgctttctgGTTACCAGTGATCGGTGCGCCTCCGATGATGGCGGCATCTCATTTGGTGAGCGCTGCCCAGTGGATCGCAGGAGTCATCACGGAGAAGGTCATCGCCAGCAAGCTCGAGGAATGGGTTTCCCAGTTctccggcctcggcggcgataTCGACGGTCTCAAGGCGCAGATGAGGTTCGTCGAGACGGTGCTAAGCATGGCCCAGGGGAGGCGGATCCGGAACGCTCATCTGACCAGCCTCCTCTCCAGTCTGCACCAGCTGCTGTACGATGCCGACGACGCcctggacgagatcgactacCACCGCATCCATCAGGATGCGCAAAGGCGAGACCAGGTCACCAGCGTCAGCACGCCGTCGACGGTGGCCACGGCCGTACTGCATCTGCTGAGCGCTGTGGTGAGCCACCAACCGTTGGCCTCCCCCACGTTCAGGGGCATGTTCATGTACCCCGGGCCTTGGGGCCGGAGGAAGCGGAGAAAGCTCGCGCACCTACCAGCTTGTGATGCCAATGCCTCGGGCCAGCCTGGGTTGGAGCTTGACCGGAGCGCTCTTGGGCGGCGGATCAGAGAGGCCACATCACAGCTGCGAGATGTCAGCGAGCAGGTGCGCAAGGCGCTGCAGCTAGAGGAACTGGAGTCTATCAGCCTGGCGGCTCACAGCCTGCCTGACAATCCACGATTAACGACCTCGTACCCCGCCGGAGAGCACAAGATGTTCGGCAGAAATGGCCAGAAGGACAGTATCATTGAGGTGCTCACCGACATTAGATGCTCCAGCCAGAGTAGGCTGCTGGTGCTCCCCGTCGTCGGCAACGGCGGCATAGGAAAGACTACTTTGCTGCAGCACGTGTACCAAGACCAGAGGGTCCGGTCCTTCTTCCACATCATGATGTGGATCTGTGTATCCCACTGCCATAATTTCAGCGTCCTGCGGCTGACGCGCGAGATGCTGGAGGCCGCCACCGGTAAGAAACAGAACAGGGGAAGCAAAAACTTGGACAGCCTTCAAAAGAATCTAGTTAGACTGTTGCAGGGGAAGAGGTTTCTCGTTGTCTTCGATGACCTTTGGACTGTCGACGAGAAAAAATGGGAATTGCTATTGGCACCATTCAATCATATCAAGGCCTCCACCAATTGTACCATCTTGGTGACCACCCGAGACCGCCGCGTCTCAGAGCTGATCAGCCCAATACCAGCGATCAATTTGAGTGGTCTGGACGGAGAAGCATTCTGGGATTGTTTTAGAGCTTACATATTTGATGAAGAAAAGCATGACGGGCATCAACATTTACAGCCcattggaagagaaattgcCAGCAAATTAAACGGTTATCCATTGGCAGCGAAAAGTGTAGGGGCGTTACTGAGGAAGGACCTGAGCATTGAACATTGGAGCAGAATATTAGAGAGCAGAGCATGGGAAGAACAGAATGGAACTGATGGCATCATGTCTATTCTAAGGCTTAGTTACGAGTACCTTCCATTTCATCTCCAGAGGTGCTTCTCCTATTGCTCGTTGTTTCCAAAGGGCTATCGGTTTCTTGAGAAAGATCTGGTGCTTATTTGGAATTCACAAGGTTTCATTGATACTAAGTTTGATAGGAAGCCAGAGGAAGTTGGTCATGGATATATGTACCAGTTGGTGAGTTTGGGATTCTTTCAGAAGGTCCATCCAAAAAATTGTGAGCCATGGTACCTTATGCATGATATAATACATGATTTGGCAATTAATGTCTCTTCCAAATTTTGCTTGACAATCGATCGTATCTCCATGTTCAATATGCACCCATCAGCGACCATTCGTCATATGTCCATAATTACAGAGTCTATGTATCATGAGGAAATATCCAGTAATGTGGCACGCAACGAGGACATCGAAAAGGTAGTAATCAAGATAGCCAGCTTGCTGCAGAAGAAATACCTGAGGTCCTTAATGCTGTTTGGCAGATATGATTCCAACTTCGCTCATGTTTTCAAGATGGCCTTTAGAGAAGCAACAAATATGCGCTCAATAATAATGTCCATGATGCCCTATCATGAACATGAAGGCTCTCTGCTGTATGACATAGGCCAGTGCATTCATCTCCGCTGCATAAAATtcatttcttatgatcatgtgCAACTCCCAGAAGCCTTGAGTAGACTCTACCATTTGCAAGTGCTGAATGTAGGAGGAGCCACTGGTGATCTGACAAGAAGTGTCTCTAGTGGATACACTGAAGCAGCAACTCCACCATGGTTGGCAAAACATATGTTTCTTACTTCTCTGAGATGTCTCTATCTCGATAACTGCAAGGGATGCAAAAATCTTCCAGCATTTTCGCTGTTTCCGGCACTTAAGAAACTGCATTTGATCGGCTTGCCTGATATTACACAGTTGCAAACTGCTTCATTAGAGGAAGTGATATTATCTGATATGCTAAAACTACAGAAATGGAGTGTTTCTGAAAAGCACCAGCTAATAGATGATCTGCAGGCACTCGAAATCTGCAACTGCCCCATACTGATAGACTTGCCTTTACCACCTGCATGCAACTCGGATATAGCAAATTACCGCCAACTCCAAAGTGCGGTGATTAAGAATTGCCCTTGCCTGATGGGATTACCACCGCTTCCTCTCGGTCCCAAAACTAAGCTGATGGTTGAGGATGTACGGACATTTCCATGTAGTCTCATGTCCTATAGTGCAGATACGAATCCAAGCTTGTTCTTAGTGGGGAAGGATCATCTGAGAGTTCTTGATGGAAAAGTTATGTCATTTCAAAATCTAGTTTCTTTGCAGGAGCTCTCCATTGATACATGTCCAAGCCTTACAACCATCTCATGGCAAGGATTCCGCCAATTTTGCATATTGAAGGATCTGACAATATATCGCTGCCCGAACCTACTCTCAGTGCCAATGACAGAAACAGAGCGAATGCTTGCTAAGGGACTTCTTCCATCACTCCAGAGGCTCGAAATCTGGTCATGTGGTATCACTGGAAAAAATCTATCTTGCTTACTGTCAAATGCACCAAATCTGTCCTTCCTGAAGCTGAAAGAGTGTTCGCGGATCAAAAGGTTAACCGTGCACCAACTGGCAGATCAAGGCAGCTCAATTTTTCTACCTGATGGTGTAGCAGCTGATGGTTTATTGCAGATCCAACCTCATTCTGTGTCATCACTCCAAGAGTTATGCTTTGACAGCTGCCCAACAATATGTCAAAATGGGGAGGGTCTCCGAGGACTCATCACACTAAAAAAACTGGAGATATATGACTGCCCAAGGTTTCTTTCCTACTTAGTGTTTCAAAATGAAGATATGCATCATGTTGAAGGTTCATGTCTCCTTCCATCATCGCTCCAAGTGCTCAAGATAACCAAAGCAGAGTGGAAGTCAATGTCCCTCAATGGACTCGCTGCCATGGAGAATTTATCCATTTGCCACAGCAAACTAGAAGCTCTTGACTTGGAATCCTCCAAAGAATTGAAGTACATTCAGGTTCTTGGATGTACAGAACTTACCACAGTACAAGGTCTGGAATCTTGTGTTGAGCTCAAAAAGTTGGAGGTAATCTACACTCCTGGGTTTTGGAGAGCTTGGGATCTTGAGCTGCAAAGAGAGGGAGAAAGCACCGAATTACTGTTTCCAGTGGAAGTCATCCACACGAGCGATAGTTCAATACTTAGATTGTCAATATGCAAGCACCTCAATCACCTTAGGAGGTTAGAGTTTCGTTGCCTTTCCGATAAACTGGAAACGGAGCAAGAGAAAGCACTTGAACAGCTCATCTCTCTCAATGAACTCCAATTCTCCGATTGTGAATATTGCTTCTCTGTACCAGAAGAACTACATCAGCTTACATCCCTCAAGAAGTTAGAGCTAATAAACTGTTCGACTATTTCCTCATTTTCAGAGAGAGGCCTGCCGCCTGGCTTGGAGCATTTGGTAATTGTTGATTGCAAGTATCTCGAGTCATTACCTGCTGGAATGTATGGACATTCCTTTCTGAAGAAATTGGAGATAAAGTCCTGTCCACGAATTCGGTCACTGCCAAGAGCAGGCTTGCCAGCTTCCCTTCAAGAGCTGAGGTTTGAAAAATGCAGCAGTAAGCTGCAGCAGCAACTCCAAAGGATGAATAAAGCTGACATGGTTATAGTATGGTCATGA